The Miltoncostaea marina DNA window CCGCCGGAGAGCTGGTGGATCATCACCTTCGAGTTGGGCAGCGCGAACCGCTTGCCCGCTGCGCCGGCCGTGAGCAGCAGCGCCCCCATGCTCATCGCGATCCCGCAGCAGATCGTCGCGACGTCGGGCTTGACGAACTGCATCGTGTCGTAGATCGCCATGCCGGCGTACACGGAGCCGCCCGGCGAGTTGATGTAGAGCGAGATGTCCTTGTCGGGGTCCTCGCTCTCGAGGTGCAGCAGCTGGGCGACGATCAGGTTGGCGATCTGGTCGTCCACGGGCGTGCCGAGGAAGATGATCCGCTCGTTGAGCAGGCGGGAGTAGATGTCGAACGAGCGCTCGCCGCGCGAGGTCTGCTCGACGACCATGGGGATCAGTGGGCTCATGCGGGCGAGCTTACGCTCTGAGCGCGGTGATCCGCCCCGCGTCGTCGAACCGCAGCCGGTGCGGGCGGTCGTCCACCTGCTCGGCGGCCCGGTCGATGACGCGGACGGTCAGCACCACCCACGGCTCCTCGATGCGCGCCCGCCGGAACGCCGAGCGGCCGGGGGGCGTCGCCTCGCGCACCAGCTCGGGCGGGCCCTCGCGGTCGCCCACCTGCACGTCGGCGCCCGGGGCGAAGAGGGCCGCGAAGGCCTCCGGCCCCGTGTTGAGGGCGCCGACGTACGCCTTGCCGAACTGCCTGGCCCAGTCGTAGGTCGGCGTCATGCGGCCACCAGCACGAACACGACGTAGGCGAGCACCACGATCGCGCCGAGCGCGATGCCGGCACCGGCGAGTGCGCTCATCGGCCGGCGCTCGGCCGGCCGGGCGTGCGGCGCGGCGGCGGCCCTGGCGTGCCGCGAGCGGCGGCGCTCCACGGCCACGACGACGGCGGCCGTCAGCACGGTGGCGAGGAACAGGGAGGGCATGGGGCCGAGGCCCGTCCGGGGGACGAGCAGCAGCAGCACGAGCCAGACCGGGACGCCCACGGCCGCGCAGCGGCCCACCAGCCGGGTGACGCGGGCGATCTGATCGAACTCGTCGAGCGGGTCGATGCGGGGTTCAGAAGGCGTAGCGCTCC harbors:
- the clpP gene encoding ATP-dependent Clp endopeptidase proteolytic subunit ClpP, which codes for MSPLIPMVVEQTSRGERSFDIYSRLLNERIIFLGTPVDDQIANLIVAQLLHLESEDPDKDISLYINSPGGSVYAGMAIYDTMQFVKPDVATICCGIAMSMGALLLTAGAAGKRFALPNSKVMIHQLSGGFSGQSSDIEIHAREAIAMRRRLDEIIAKHTGQPMEKVREDTERDYFMSAEEATAYGLVDRVISSH